From Columba livia isolate bColLiv1 breed racing homer chromosome 5, bColLiv1.pat.W.v2, whole genome shotgun sequence, one genomic window encodes:
- the ALKBH3 gene encoding alpha-ketoglutarate-dependent dioxygenase alkB homolog 3, producing MTERRQRARVQGGWAGGPAGRLAGKARLAAPEAPVASSPAPAGAGPAWRRKDHSHTQKQFVFEKPSELERKVPAAGVIDKPGVYELSKEPSGISRIHLIPGFIDSEQADWMFQQLLQDIPWGQRTHIRQEVSFEEPRLTSWYGELPYTYSRITMQPNPNWHPLLTMLKQRIEEFTGHTFNSLLCNLYRNEKDSVDWHSDDEPSLGKNPVIASLSFGATRTFEMRKKPSPEENGDYTYVERLKIPLDHGTLLMMEGATQEDWQHRVPKEYHSRDARINLTFRIIYPEPDGVWK from the exons ATGACGGAGAGGCGGCAGCGGGCCCGTGTGCAGGGCGGCTGGGCCggcggcccggcggggcggcTCGCAGGCAAGGCCCGGCTCGCAG CACCGGAGGCACCTGtggccagcagccctgcccctGCAGGCGCCGGACCAGCATGGAGGAGGAAAGATCATTCTCACACTCAAAAGCAATTTGTCTTTGAAAAGCCGTCAGAG TTGGAGCGCAAAGTTCCTGCGGCAGGTGTGATAGA CAAGCCTGGTGTGTATGAGCTCAGCAAAGAACCAAGTGGCATTTCTAG gaTTCATTTGATTCCTGGCTTTATTGACTCAGAACAAGCAGACTGGATGTTTCAACAGCTCCTCCAAGACATACCCTGGGGTCAGAGAACTCACATCAGGCAGG aagtatcTTTTGAGGAACCAAGGCTTACCTCCTGGTATGGGGAACTTCCTTACACATACTCCAGGATAACAATGCAGCCAAACCCAAAT TGGCATCCTCTGCTGACCATGCTAAAGCAGCGCATTGAAGAGTTCACTGGCCATACCTTCAACTCTCTTCTCTGCAACCTCTACCGAAACGAGAAGGACAGTGTAGACTGGCACAGTGATGATGAACCATCACTGGGAAAAAATCCCGTCATTGCCTCCCTCAGCTTTGGTGCTACCCGGACTTTTGAGATGAGGAAGAAACCCTCCCCT gaagaaaatgggGACTATACTTACGTAGAAAGACTAAAGATCCCACTTGATCATGGGACTCTGCTGATGATGGAAGGAGCTACTCAGGAGGATTGGCAG CATCGAGTGCCTAAAGAATATCATTCTAGAGATGCACGGATAAACTTGACCTTTAGGATCATTTATCCAGAGCCTGATGGAGTTTGGAAGTGA